In Homalodisca vitripennis isolate AUS2020 unplaced genomic scaffold, UT_GWSS_2.1 ScUCBcl_7185;HRSCAF=14752, whole genome shotgun sequence, a single window of DNA contains:
- the LOC124374070 gene encoding radial spoke head 1 homolog, whose translation MNEGEGEGEGDDTIGEYEGERNTEKQRHGKGRALLPNSDYYSGMYKEGLRHGKGQYVFKGGAQYIGEYKNGMKDGVGRFHYPDGSRYKGKWEWKEDKRHGKGKYTYSQGDTYEGDWEKDERHGLGTYTYKASGVIMFGIWEKGKMEGKGKITYPTFTFHGVFLNNMPIGKGRFVFNEYCIQEGYYIHLKDESARSEEEAVGEEEEKMSPREGYPKGITPVWRPRKILPYSLDLIPPDPKLPPKPPPTPPPSLRLSEGEDKKSDDQKKDSTKSIGSKESKVEDSNEEKPEDVEGNEIENKEGLDPILEESSPEETLSPTEDEKKQVLS comes from the exons ATGAATGAAGGGGAAGGAGAAGGAGAGGGGGATGATACTATTGGA GAATATGAAGGGGAAAGAAACACAGAAAAGCAGAGACATGGTAAAGGAAGAGCTCTGCTACCTAATTCAGATTACTACAGTGGAATGTACAAAGAAGGTTTGAGACACGGTAAAGGCCAGTATGTCTTCAAAGGAGGTGCTCAATATATTGGCGAATACAAAAATGGCATGAAAGATGGAGTTGGGAGATTTCACTACCCCGATGGTTCCAGATACAAAGGTAAAT GGGAATGGAAGGAGGATAAGCGCCATGGCAAAGGGAAGTATACTTACTCACAAGGAGATACTTACGAAGGGGATTGGGAAAAGGATGAGAGACATGGTTTGGGCACATATACTTACAAGGCTTCAGGAGTTATCATGTTTGGTATTTGGGAAAAAGGAAAGATGGAAGGAAAAGGAAAAATAACTTACCCAACATTTACATTTCATGGCGTCTTTTTGAACAACATG CCCATAGGAAAAGGACGTTTTGTTTTCAACGAATACTGTATCCAAGAAGGTTATTACATTCATTTGAAAGATGAATCAGCCAGATCGGAAGAAGAAGCTGTGGGTGAAGAGGAAGAGAAGATGTCACCCAGGGAGGGGTACCCAAAGGGAATTACTCCAGTTTGGAGACCAAGGAAGATTCTACCTTACTCTCTTGATCTCATTCCTCCCGATCCTAAACTGCCTCCCAAGCCACCACCAACACCTCCTCCTTCTCTTAGGTTATCTGAGGGTGAAGATAAGAAGAGTGATGACCAGAAAAAAGACTCAACAAAATCTATCGGAAGCAAGGAAAGTAAAGTAGAAGACAGCAATGAAGAGAAACCAGAGGATGTTGAAGGAAATGAGATAGAGAATAAGGAAGGACTTGATCCAATTTTAGAAGAGTCTAGTCCTGAAGAAACACTGTCTCCAACTGAAGATGAAAAAAAACAAGTCCTGAGTTAA